CCTTCGGGTGCATTGACCTATAAATACAAAGGGGAAACCAAAATGGAGGAAACCAAAATAACCGAATGCAGTATTGTGGAAAACGGCCCCTTGCTGGTAAGTGGTAATCTTAAGGTTGTGCTTGCCGATGGTAGTGAAGAAATCAAAAAACGATCAACGGCATTTTGTCGCTGTGGGGCATCCAACAACAAACCCTATTGTGACGGCACCCATAAAACCATTGCTTTTGTAGGTTGATGGGACAGTGCATTCATGGAGGAACCCAACAACGGATAAGATGGGGATTCTTTCCGAAATTTTAATTGCAACTATCCCTTTCCCAACAGCTGGTGACATTGCCGGGCAATTTCCAGCTCTTCATTGGTAGGGATTACCAAAAGGCGAACCCGACTGTCCTTGCCCTGAAATTCAGAAACCTCGTTCTCGGTATTGATCGATGCATTCCTTTCACTTTCCATAACAATGCCCATGGCTTCCATTCCGGTACAGGACATTTGACGGATTAATACGGAATTTTCCCCAATTCCTGCCGTGAATACAATGGCATCCACCCCATTAAGAATGGCAATATAGGCCCCAATATACTTTTTTATGCGATGTGAGATCATCTCCAAAGCCAACAGGCAGTCTTTGTCCCCTTCTTCCGCCAACCGTTGGATTTCCCTTAGATCGGAGTGTCCTGTCAATCCCAACAATCCACTTTCCTTCTGGAGCACTGTATTTACTTCCTGGGAATCCATTCCACAGGAATCCATTAGGAAAAACACAACGGACTGATCAATATCTCCACTTCGCGTTCCCATAATTAAACCATTTGAGGGTCCAAATCCAAGGGAATGTTCTATGCTTTTCCCATCTTTCACGGCAGTAATGCTGGAACCATTGCCCAAATGCACAGTGATGATTTTTGATTCGGGCTTTCCCAAATACGCGATTGCTTTTTCCGAAACATATTTATGGCTGGTACCATGAAATCCATACACCCGAATCCCATGGTCCTGGGTCAATTTTTTGGGAATGGCATAAACATGGGCCTCAGGGGGAATGCTTTGATGAAATGCGGTATCAAATACCGCAACTTGTTTGGCTTTGGGAAAAAGGGTCTGGGCCACTTCAATACCAATGGCATTAGCGGGATTGTGCAATGGCGCGAGAAAAGAAAGTGCCTTGATTTTTTCCAGCACTGCATCACTTATTTCCGTAGCGCCACTGAAGGCATCACCGCCATGGACGACCCTATGTCCAACACAATCAATTTCCCCATCACCTTCCAATACTCCGTGCGAAGGGTCCTTTAACAATTCCATAATCTCACCAAGACCGGATTTATGGTCTTTGATGCGCATGGCACGTTTTAAGGATTCCGTACCCTTTTCATAGCGCACATGCCCGTTTTCCTGACCCAATCGCTCTACGATGCCTTTGCAGAGGCTACGGCCTTGGGGCATTACTATCACCTGAAACTTAATGGAAGAACTCCCAGAATTAATGATCAAAATCTTCATGGTCCTATTTCAATTGTTCTGGGCTTGGATAGCGGTAACCACTACGGTGTTGAATACATCGTCCACGGTGCAGCCACGGCTTAGATCATTGACAGGTTTGTTCAATCCCTGCAATACAGGTCCTATTGCCAATGCCCCTGTTTCCCGTTGTACGGCCTTGTAGGTGTTGTTTCCGGTATTTAGGTCGGGAAAAATCAATACGGACGCCTGTCCCGCTACTTTGGAATCCGGCATTTTACCGCGGCCCACAATGGGATCAACCGCCGCATCATATTGTATTGGGCCTTCGACCTCCAATTTAGGATGTTGTTCGCGTACCCGTTGGGTCGCTTCACGAACACGTTCCACATCCTCACCTTGGCCCGAATTGCCGGATGAGTAGGAAAGCATGGCAACCTTGGGTTCAATTCCAAAATTGGAAGCTGTGGTAGCTGAAGCTATGGCAATTTCCGCCAATTGTTCAGCTGTGGGGTTGGGATTAATGGCACAATCGCCAAATACACATACCCTATTGGGCAGGCACATAAAAAAGACCGATGAAACTACGTTGGCTTCCGGTTTGGTCTTGATAAACTGCAATGCCGGTCTTATGGTGTGCTGGGTGGTATGTACGGCACCCGAAACCATACCATCGGCATCCCCACGGTATACCATCATAGTGGCAAAATACGACACATCATTCATCATATCACGGGCCATATCCATATTTACCCCCTTGTGTTTTCGCAGCTCGTAAAAGGTCTCTGCATAGGATTCCATGATTCCGTTATCCTTGGGATTAATGACGTTCAGTTGGGAAATATCAAGGCCTAAACGGGCCGCTTCGGCAGCTATACGGTGGATGTCACCCAAAAGGGTAATGGATACGATATCTCCCTGCACCAACTCCGTGGCCGCCTTTAAAATTCGTGCATCTTCCCCCTCGGCCAACACAATATGCTTTTTTTCCATACGCGCCCGTTGCGCCAAATTGTATTGGAACATGCGCGGGGTCATGACATTGGATGTAAATCCCGTCAACCGTTTCAGCAAAGCCTCCCCATCTATATGCTGTTCAAACAAAGCCATGGAAGTTTCTATTTTCTGTTTGCTCTGTGCATAAATCTGTGACTTGATATTTCCAACAATGTTGGTCGTTTTAAAAGTCCCTTGCTGCACGCTGATGATCGGCACATTGGTGGTGCTTTCCAACAGTTTTAAAATGGAAGGTTCCGGTGACAGTCCCCCGGTCAAAATAATCCCTGAAACGTTGGGATATTTTTCAGATTGATGCGCCTGTAAGACGCCCAAAATAATATCTGAACGATCCCCCGGAGTTATCACCAAACTTTGCTCACGAAGGTGTATGAGATAGTTATGCAATTGCATGGCCCCCACCCCAAAGCTACCGGTTTGGTTATCCAAATACGAATGCCCAAAAAGTACTTCCCCATCCAAGGTCTCAACAATTTCCTTGAGGGTGGGATGGGACAAATTCCTTACCCTTGGTACGGTATATACCTCTACCCCATTGGACAGGCCTTTGGTCAATTCCGTTTTGACCAATTGCAAATTCTCGGGCCTGATTTTGTTGGCCAATACGGCCAACACCTGAATGTCATGCTGAAGATAGGTCTTGACCGCGGCATCAAGGTTTCTTGAAAAGTCTTCCAGGCTTTTGCCCTTGCCATTGTCCACCAATACCACTGGGATTCCAAGATTTTTGGCAATGTCCCTGTTCAAATCAAATTCAATGACCTTACCTTCATCGGAAAAGTCACTACCCTCTACCAGCACAAAATCATGTGTTGCTTCTATTTTTTTATACTTGGAGATGATGCGATCCAGGATTTCATCCTTACGGTTATCATTGTATAGGCGTACCACTTCATTGATGACTAAACCATAGGCATCTTCGGGGGGCAAATCCAATTGAAAATGCTGCAGGACGGTGGCAATATGGTTGTCGAGTCCACCATCTTCCACCTCATCAATAACAGGTCGAAAATAGCCTACTTTTGGGAGCTTTCCCAAAAGCATATTCATAAATCCAAGTACAAAAAGTGATTTCCCGCTATGGGGTCCTAAAGTGCCTATATAGACCGCTTTGTTCATGTAAGTAGGGGTTAATATTTTACGTTTGACAAAGATACTTCCTAAACTGTCAAGGACATCTTTTTACCCTGGCCAATTTCAAAAAATATGCACCCCATTCCGAACAAAATGCAATCGTTCACCAAATGAAAAAGTGGGGTCACATTTCAATTGAACACGGTTACTCATTATCCGTTCTTTTTTAAATACCGTTATTGTAATTTTGACCAAACTTTTAGTCATGAAATTAGCATATAGCCTACTATTTTTTGCCACAACGATGGTCCTTTCGGCCCAATCCAGAAATTTTTTGGACGTTCCCTACCTTGAAACCTCGGCCCGAGTGGATACTTTGGTCACCCCAGATAAGATCTATCTAAGCATTACCATCCAGGAAAAGGACTCCAAAGGGAGAAAATCGGTAGAAGAACAGGAAAACAAAATGGCACAAAGCCTAAAAAATCTAGGTATTGACGTTGACAAGCAGTTAACGATAAAGGATTTGGCCAGTAACTACAGGAAGTATTTTTTACGTTCAAAGGAAGTGCTGAAAAGCAAGCAATATTCCCTATTGGTCCGTGATGGCCTCACTGCCGGAAAGGTCATGGCCGCCCTGGAAGATTTGGATATTGCCAATACCTATTTGGAAAAGACCGAATATTCCAAAATGGACGAGCTGGAACTCGAATTAAAATCAAAGGCGGTAAAAAAGGCAAAGAAGAAGGCGGACGCCCTTACCCAACCCTTGGGACAACAAGTGGGAAGGGCTATTCATATTGTGGACAATTCCCAACCTTATTATCCAAGGTATAATCAAGCTCGAATGGAAATGAAAACCATGGCCATGGATATGGCAGAAGCTGAACCCCTGGATATTGGTTTTGAAAAAATTCGAGTGGAAAGTACGGTGAACGTGAAATTTAAGCTTGCGGAATAGGTCACTCGACGCAGCTTTTTGGATTTTGGGACATCTAGTAGGAAAACCTAGCGATGAAAAAGTTCCTACTGCTTTTGGCCACCCTATCGTTGACATGGTCCTCCTGTAATTCCGACGACAACGATCCCACATCCGAAATCTGTGATTTTTTGGTCCGAGTGGATGCCCAAAAATTTGCCAACACCACTACCTCCGGTTACTCCATTATCAGTGCCGGGATTGAAGACGATTGTCTTTCCATTCAAATTGAAAGCGGTGGTTGTGATGGAAATTCGTGGGTTCCGGAACTCATTGATTCCGGTTCAATTGCAGAATCCTCCCCGGAACAACGATCCATTATACTGGGGCTTACCAACACGGAACCTTGCGATGCCATAGTTCTGAGGACATACACTTTTGAACTTACCCCTTTACGGATATCGGGAAGTAATGCCATCATTTTAAGATTGACCGATTGGGATGGTGAACTCCTTTATGCGTATTAGGAGCTCAATCCAATACGGAAAGTCCGGAATTCACTACTTTCCTAAGCTTTTCAGCATCGGAATCCACCTTGGCCACAACCCGAATCCCATTGTA
The sequence above is a segment of the Muricauda sp. SCSIO 64092 genome. Coding sequences within it:
- a CDS encoding (4Fe-4S)-binding protein, coding for MEKEIVKEYTHGDFTVVWKPKKCIHSEICFKTLPEVYDPKGKPWIKPENATVEALKSQIEKCPSGALTYKYKGETKMEETKITECSIVENGPLLVSGNLKVVLADGSEEIKKRSTAFCRCGASNNKPYCDGTHKTIAFVG
- a CDS encoding acetate/propionate family kinase; the protein is MKILIINSGSSSIKFQVIVMPQGRSLCKGIVERLGQENGHVRYEKGTESLKRAMRIKDHKSGLGEIMELLKDPSHGVLEGDGEIDCVGHRVVHGGDAFSGATEISDAVLEKIKALSFLAPLHNPANAIGIEVAQTLFPKAKQVAVFDTAFHQSIPPEAHVYAIPKKLTQDHGIRVYGFHGTSHKYVSEKAIAYLGKPESKIITVHLGNGSSITAVKDGKSIEHSLGFGPSNGLIMGTRSGDIDQSVVFFLMDSCGMDSQEVNTVLQKESGLLGLTGHSDLREIQRLAEEGDKDCLLALEMISHRIKKYIGAYIAILNGVDAIVFTAGIGENSVLIRQMSCTGMEAMGIVMESERNASINTENEVSEFQGKDSRVRLLVIPTNEELEIARQCHQLLGKG
- the pta gene encoding phosphate acetyltransferase, coding for MNKAVYIGTLGPHSGKSLFVLGFMNMLLGKLPKVGYFRPVIDEVEDGGLDNHIATVLQHFQLDLPPEDAYGLVINEVVRLYNDNRKDEILDRIISKYKKIEATHDFVLVEGSDFSDEGKVIEFDLNRDIAKNLGIPVVLVDNGKGKSLEDFSRNLDAAVKTYLQHDIQVLAVLANKIRPENLQLVKTELTKGLSNGVEVYTVPRVRNLSHPTLKEIVETLDGEVLFGHSYLDNQTGSFGVGAMQLHNYLIHLREQSLVITPGDRSDIILGVLQAHQSEKYPNVSGIILTGGLSPEPSILKLLESTTNVPIISVQQGTFKTTNIVGNIKSQIYAQSKQKIETSMALFEQHIDGEALLKRLTGFTSNVMTPRMFQYNLAQRARMEKKHIVLAEGEDARILKAATELVQGDIVSITLLGDIHRIAAEAARLGLDISQLNVINPKDNGIMESYAETFYELRKHKGVNMDMARDMMNDVSYFATMMVYRGDADGMVSGAVHTTQHTIRPALQFIKTKPEANVVSSVFFMCLPNRVCVFGDCAINPNPTAEQLAEIAIASATTASNFGIEPKVAMLSYSSGNSGQGEDVERVREATQRVREQHPKLEVEGPIQYDAAVDPIVGRGKMPDSKVAGQASVLIFPDLNTGNNTYKAVQRETGALAIGPVLQGLNKPVNDLSRGCTVDDVFNTVVVTAIQAQNN
- a CDS encoding SIMPL domain-containing protein (The SIMPL domain is named for its presence in mouse protein SIMPL (signalling molecule that associates with mouse pelle-like kinase). Bacterial member BP26, from Brucella, was shown to assemble into a channel-like structure, while YggE from E. coli has been associated with resistance to oxidative stress.) translates to MKLAYSLLFFATTMVLSAQSRNFLDVPYLETSARVDTLVTPDKIYLSITIQEKDSKGRKSVEEQENKMAQSLKNLGIDVDKQLTIKDLASNYRKYFLRSKEVLKSKQYSLLVRDGLTAGKVMAALEDLDIANTYLEKTEYSKMDELELELKSKAVKKAKKKADALTQPLGQQVGRAIHIVDNSQPYYPRYNQARMEMKTMAMDMAEAEPLDIGFEKIRVESTVNVKFKLAE